A stretch of DNA from Raphanus sativus cultivar WK10039 unplaced genomic scaffold, ASM80110v3 Scaffold2857, whole genome shotgun sequence:
GAGCCTATACTCTATCGACTCTCAAAGATCGAAGCCGCCACCGCCGGGGACTTACCACGTTCAACTCCCTAAAGAGCAAATCTACCGCGTCCCCCCGCCGGAGAACGCACGCCGTTACGAGGACCTCTCTCGCCAGAAACACAACCGCTGCCGATGCTGCTGCTGTTACTTCGTCGTCACGTTACTCATTCTCTGCTTACTCGCGGCACTCGTCGTGGGGATCTTTTTTCTAGTTTGCCGGCCGCATAAGCCGCGATTCTCCGTGAGCGGAGTCTCCGTCGCCGGGATCAACCTCACGTCGCCGTCTCCTTTCTCTCCGGTGATCGGACTCAAGATGCGGTGCAACAACGTTAACGGTAAGCTCGGTTTGGTGTACGAGAGAGGAAGCGCGGTCGAGATTTTTCACGAGGGGATCAGACTTGGTGACGGCGAGTTCACGGCGTTCGAGCAGCCGGCTGAGAATGTGACGGTGACGGTGACGAGGTTGAAGGGGTCGAGGATCCAGCTAACGAGCTCGTCGCGGAGAGATCTCGTGGAGGAGCAGAAGAAAGGAAAAGTGCGGGTTGACGTGAGTGTTAAAGCGCCGATTAGGTTTAGGGTTGGTGCCGTGACGACGTGGACGATGGGCGTCACCGTGGACTGCAAGGTAACAGTGGACAAACTGGCGTCATCAGCAACTGTGATAACGGAAGATTGCGTTACGGAAGACATAAGACTGATTTGATGTTTCACAAAGTTGTTTCTGTTCGaattatttatttcttctttttttttttctttggttcgGTTTCGTATTATTATTactgttatatttttttgtttgattcgttattatt
This window harbors:
- the LOC130506070 gene encoding NDR1/HIN1-like protein 13; protein product: MADDNTQRCPGNPVGSGFKPDKNIRPSVDSNDSVNQRSPRSSGGFTTDKDIGSHRPKHRSLYSIDSTSSLYSIDSQRSKPPPPGTYHVQLPKEQIYRVPPPENARRYEDLSRQKHNRCRCCCCYFVVTLLILCLLAALVVGIFFLVCRPHKPRFSVSGVSVAGINLTSPSPFSPVIGLKMRCNNVNGKLGLVYERGSAVEIFHEGIRLGDGEFTAFEQPAENVTVTVTRLKGSRIQLTSSSRRDLVEEQKKGKVRVDVSVKAPIRFRVGAVTTWTMGVTVDCKVTVDKLASSATVITEDCVTEDIRLI